A window of the Fulvia fulva chromosome 3, complete sequence genome harbors these coding sequences:
- a CDS encoding Thymidylate synthase encodes MSRPNGLENEPAQAQSTTTTSGQVVQPSITTPHEEFQYLNLIRNILDNGEHRPDRTGTGTLSIPFPAQHKYTLSRPDGSLILPLLTTKRVFLRAVLAELLWFVAGDTNAKTLQDQNVHIWDGNGSREYLDSVGLGHREVGDLGPVYGFQWRHFGAEYKTCHDDYIGQGRDQLAEVIHKLKNDPYDRRIILSAWNPADLKKMALPPCHMFAQFYVSFPPSAPTRTDGTKRGTLHTLLYQRSNDMGLGVPFNIASYALLTHMIARATDLLPGSLTHTMGDAHVYLDHRQALEVQLTRQPKDFPTLEIKREIDCSIDGWMPEDFDVLAYEPHGKIDMKMSV; translated from the coding sequence ATGTCTCGTCCCAACGGCCTCGAAAACGAGCCGGCTCAGGCGCAGTCCACAACGACAACATCCGGCCAAGTGGTTCAACCTTCCATCACGACTCCCCACGAAGAGTTCCAATACCTCAACCTGATCCGCAACATCCTCGACAACGGCGAACACCGTCCCGACCGAACGGGCACAGGAACATTGTCCATACCCTTTCCGGCACAACACAAATACACGCTATCAAGACCCGACGGCAGCCTGATCCTCCCCCTCCTCACAACCAAACGCGTCTTCCTCCGTGCCGTCCTCGCCGAACTCCTCTGGTTCGTCGCCGGTGACACGAACGCAAAGACACTGCAAGACCAGAATGTCCACATCTGGGACGGTAACGGCTCACGAGAGTACTTGGACTCCGTCGGACTGGGACACAGAGAAGTCGGAGACCTGGGCCCCGTCTACGGCTTCCAATGGCGGCATTTCGGCGCCGAGTACAAAACATGCCATGACGACTACATCGGACAAGGACGGGACCAATTGGCTGAAGTCATCCACAAATTGAAGAACGACCCGTACGATCGGAGGATCATACTGAGTGCATGGAATCCAGCGGACCTGAAGAAGATGGCTCTACCGCCCTGTCACATGTTTGCGCAATTCTACGTCTCCTTCCCGCCATCTGCACCTACGCGAACTGACGGCACGAAGCGCGGGACTCTACATACACTCCTCTACCAACGATCGAATGACATGGGACTTGGGGTCCCTTTCAACATCGCAAGTTATGCGCTCTTGACACATATGATTGCACGAGCGACCGATTTGCTTCCGGGGAGTCTGACGCACACGATGGGGGATGCGCATGTATATCTTGACCACCGGCAAGCGCTCGAGGTGCAATTGACAAGGCAGCCGAAAGACTTTCCAACCTTGGAGATTAAGAGGGAGATCGACTGCAGTATTGACGGCTGGATGCCGGAGGACTTTGACGTGTTGGCGTATGAACCGCACGGGAAGATTGATATGAAGATGAGTGTTTGA